The following coding sequences lie in one Actinomycetota bacterium genomic window:
- a CDS encoding DMT family transporter, whose protein sequence is MRRLFLLAFIWGWSFLFIKVILEDAPPTFLAWGRIALGLAVLAVAMRHRSERLPERRYWGHLLVLGLAMSVVPFILIGWGEEHISSALASVLNACTPLFAAGFAAGLLGERLRPPQLAGIAVGFLGVAVVAGVGGGDLAGSSLLGSAAVVLAGAGYGFGFAYANRFTTGLSALQLSFGQLLAATVLLAPVAAVDVAAGRVDLGPLAALCLVLLGALGTGYAYLLNYRTLQESGATVASLVTYLVPLVAVAAGVVVLGEPFSLRLVVGGLIVVLGVALVQGRLFGPRERATEPVPETATCD, encoded by the coding sequence GTGCGACGCCTGTTCCTGCTGGCCTTCATCTGGGGCTGGTCGTTCCTCTTCATCAAGGTCATCCTCGAGGACGCCCCGCCCACGTTCCTGGCCTGGGGACGGATCGCCCTCGGCCTGGCCGTGCTGGCCGTCGCCATGCGCCACCGCTCCGAGCGCCTGCCCGAGCGCCGCTACTGGGGCCACCTGCTGGTCCTGGGGCTGGCCATGAGCGTGGTGCCGTTCATCCTGATCGGCTGGGGCGAGGAGCACATCAGCTCGGCCCTGGCCTCGGTCCTGAACGCCTGCACGCCGCTGTTCGCGGCCGGGTTCGCGGCCGGCCTGCTCGGCGAGCGCCTGCGCCCGCCCCAGCTGGCCGGCATCGCCGTCGGCTTCCTGGGCGTGGCCGTGGTCGCCGGGGTCGGCGGCGGCGACCTCGCCGGCAGCTCCCTGCTCGGCTCGGCCGCGGTCGTCCTCGCCGGCGCCGGCTACGGATTCGGGTTCGCCTACGCCAACCGCTTCACCACCGGCCTGTCGGCCCTCCAGCTGTCGTTCGGCCAGCTCCTGGCCGCCACCGTGCTGCTGGCGCCGGTGGCCGCCGTGGACGTCGCCGCCGGCCGGGTCGACCTCGGCCCCCTCGCCGCCCTCTGCCTGGTCCTGCTGGGCGCCCTCGGCACCGGCTACGCCTACCTGCTCAACTACCGCACCCTCCAGGAGAGCGGCGCCACCGTCGCCTCCCTGGTCACCTACCTCGTCCCCCTGGTCGCCGTCGCCGCCGGGGTGGTCGTCCTGGGCGAGCCGTTCTCCCTCCGCCTCGTCGTCGGCGGCCTGATCGTGGTCCTGGGCGTCGCCCTGGTCCAGGGCCGCCTGTTCGGCCCCCGCGAGCGGGCCACGGAGCCGGTCCCGGAGACCGCGACCTGCGACTGA